A section of the Brassica napus cultivar Da-Ae unplaced genomic scaffold, Da-Ae ScsIHWf_2665;HRSCAF=3423, whole genome shotgun sequence genome encodes:
- the LOC125601825 gene encoding protein Ycf2-like (The sequence of the model RefSeq protein was modified relative to this genomic sequence to represent the inferred CDS: added 36 bases not found in genome assembly) — translation MKGHQFKSWIFELREIVREIKNSHYFLDSWTQINSVGSFIHIFFHQERFRKLLDPRIFSILLLRNSQGSTSNRYFTIKGVVLFVVAALLYRINNRNMVESKNLYLKGLLPIPMNSIGPRNDTSEESFGSSNINRLIVSLLYFTKGKKISESCFRDPKESTRVLPITKKCIMPESNWSSRWWRNWIGKKRDFCCKISNETVAGIDISFKEKDIKYLEFLFVYYMDDPIRKGHDWELFDRLSPNKRRNIINLNSGQLFEILVKDWICYLMFAFREKIPIEVEGFFKQQGAGSTIQSNDIEHVSHLFSRNKRAISLQNCAQFHMWQFHQDLFVSWGKNPHESDFLRKISRENWIWLDNVWLVNKDRFFSKVRNVSSNIQYDSTRSSFVQVTDSSQLNGSSDQFIDPFDSISNEDSEYHYHTLINQREIQQLKERSILWDPSFIQTEGREIESDRFPKYLSGYSSMPRLFTEREKRMNNHLLPEESEEFFWNSTRAIRSFFSDRWSELHLGSNPTERSTRDQKLLKKEQDVSFVPSRRSENKEIVNIFKIITYLQNTVSIHPISSDLGCDTVPKDELDMDSSNKISFLNKNPFFYLFHLFHERKRGGYTLRHDFESEERFQEMADLFTLSITEPDLVYHKGFAFSIDSYGLDQRQFLKEVFNSRDELKKKSLLVLPPIFYEENESFYRRIRKNWVRISCGNFFEDPKPKRVVFASNNIMEAVNQYRLIRNLIQIQFQYSPYGYIRNVLNRFFLMKRPDRNFEYGIQRDLIGNDTLNHRTIMKDTINQHLSNLKKSQKKWFDPLIFLSRTERSINRDPNAYRYKWSNGSKNFQEHLKHFVSERKSRFQVVFDRLCINQYSIDWSEVIDKKDLSKSLRFFLSKLLRFLSKLLLFLSNSLPFFFVSFENIPIHRSEIHIYELKGPNDQLRGGYIHNSFPF, via the coding sequence ATGAAAGGACATCAATTCAAATCCTGGATTTTCGAATTGAGAGAAATAGTGAGAGAGATCAAGAATTCTCACTATTTCTTAGATTCATGGACCCAAATCAATTCAGTGGGATCtttcattcatatttttttccacCAAGAACGTTTTAGAAAACTCTTGGACCCTCGAATTTTTAGTATCCTACTTTTGCGCAATTCACAGGGTTCAACAAGCAATCGATATTTCACGATCAAGGGTGTAGTACTATTTGTAGTAGCGGCCCTTCTATATCGTATTAACAATCGAAATATGGTCGAAAGCAAAAATCTCTATTTGAAAGGGCTTCTTCCTATACCTATGAATTCCATTGGACCCAGAAATGATACATCGGAAGAATCTTTTGGGTCTTCCAATATCAATAGGTTGATTGTTTCGCTCCTGTAttttacaaaaggaaaaaagatcTCTGAGAGCTGTTTCCGGGATCCGAAAGAGAGTACTCGGGTTCTCCCAATAACTAAAAAGTGTATCATGCCTGAATCTAACTGGAGTTCGCGGTGGTGGAGGAACTGGATCGGAAAAAAGAGggatttttgttgtaagatATCTAATGAAACCGTCGCTGGAATTGATATCTCATTTAAAgagaaagatatcaaatatctggagtttctttttgtatattatatggaTGATCCGATCCGCAAGGGCCATGATTGGGAATTGTTTGATCGTCTTTCTCCGAATAAGAGGCGAAACATAATCAACTTGAATTCGGGACAGCTATTCGAAATCTTAGTGAAAGACTGGATTTGTTATCTCATGTTTGCTTTTCGTGAAAAAATACCAATTGAAGTGGAGGGTTTCTTCAAACAACAAGGAGCTGGGTCAACTATTCAATCAAATGATATTGAGCATGTTTCCCATCTCTTCTCGAGAAACAAGCGGGCTATTTCTTTGCAAAATTGTGCTCAATTTCATATGTGGCAATTCCACCAAGATCTCTTCGTTAGTTGGGGGAAGAATCCGCACGAATCGGATTTTTTGAGGAAAATATCGAGAGAGAATTGGATTTGGTTAGACAATGTGTGGTTGGTAAACAAGGATAGATTTTTTAGCAAGGTACGAAATGTATCGTCAAATATTCAATATGATTCTACAAGATCTAGTTTCGTTCAAGTAACGGATTCTAGCCAATTGAACGGATCTTCTGATCAATTCATAGATCCTTTCGATTCCATTAGTAATGAGGATTCGGAATATCACTATCACACATTGATCAATCAAAGAGAGATTCAACAACTAAAAGAAAGATCGATTCTTTGGGATCCTTCCTTTATTCAAACGGAAGGAAGAGAGATAGAATCAGACCGATTCCCTAAATACCTTTCTGGATATTCCTCAATGCCCCGGCTATTCACGGAACGTGAAAAGCGAATGAATAATCATCTGCTTCCGGAAGAAAGCgaagaatttttttggaattctacAAGAGCCATTCGTTCTTTTTTCTCTGACAGATGGTCAGAACTTCATCTGGGTTCGAATCCTACTGAGAGGTCCACTAGGGATCAGAAATTGTTGAAGAAAGAACAAGATGTTTCTTTTGTCCCTTCCAGGCGatcggaaaataaagaaatagttaatatattcaAGATAATTACGTATTTACAAAATACCGTCTCAATTCATCCTATTTCATCAGATCTGGGATGTGATACGGTTCCGAAGGATGAACTGGATATGGACAGTTCCAATAAGATTTCATTCTTGaacaaaaatccatttttttatttatttcatctaTTCCATGAACGGAAGAGGGGGGGATACACGTTACGCCACGATTTTGAGTCAGAAGAGAGATTTCAAGAAATGGCAGATCTATTCACTCTATCAATAACCGAGCCGGATCTGGTGTATCATAAGGGATTTGCCTTTTCTATTGATTCCTACGGATTGGATCAAAGACAATTCTTGAAGGAGGTTTTCAACTCCAGGgatgaattgaaaaagaaatctTTATTGGTTCTACCTCctattttttatgaagaaaatgaatcttTTTATCGAAGGATCAGAAAAAATTGGGTCCGGATCTCCTGCGGGAATTTTTTTGaagatccaaaaccaaaaagagtGGTATTTGCTAGCAACAACATAATGGAGGCAGTCAATCAATATAGATTGATCCGAAATCTGATTCAAATCCAATTCCAATATAGTCCCTATGGGTACATAAGAAATGTATTGAAtcgattctttttaatgaagagACCTGATCGCAACTTCGAATATGGAATTCAAAGGGATCTAATAGGAAATGATACTCTGAATCATAGAACTATAATGAAAGATACGATCAACCAACAtttatcgaatttgaaaaagagtcagaagaaatggttcgatcctcttatttttctttctcgaaCCGAGAGATCCATAAATCGGGATCCTAATGCATATAGATACAAATGGTCCAATGGGAGCAAGAATTTCCAGGAGCATTTGAAACATTTCGTTTCTGAGCGGAAGAGCCGTTTTCAAGTAGTGTTCGATCGATTATGTATTAATCAATATTCGATTGATTGGTCTGAGgttattgataaaaaagattTGTCTAAGTCACTTCGTTTCTTTTTGTCCAAGTTACTTCGTTTTTTGTCCAAGTTACTTCTCTTTTTGTCTAACTCacttccttttttctttgtgaGTTTCGAGAATATCCCCATTCATAGGTCTGAGATCCACATCTATGAATTGAAAGGTCCGAACGATCAAC